One window from the genome of Crateriforma spongiae encodes:
- a CDS encoding 3-keto-disaccharide hydrolase, producing the protein MALSVPITRGLSGVMLGLLFYSAFPGIGTPASADDGDWQSLFDGKTLSGWHVRCRPEDNDKRGYWRVEDGVIVAEGKSPDRHHYIWLLTDQEYDDFELKLKVQTYAGNKGNSGVQVRSRYDDEAFWLDGPQVDIHPAGPWRSGFIYDETRSRKVWLWPDVGRPANAKPEHAPEGWTWQHAGDSDHWNDIRIVCRGTQVQSFVNGVAVADLDGHGILDDDDHRRLDVGMKGHIGLQIHPGQTIHLRFKDIHIRPIRGQASFPSPVPPN; encoded by the coding sequence GTGGCATTGTCGGTACCGATCACGCGTGGCTTGTCCGGCGTCATGCTGGGCCTGCTGTTTTATTCCGCATTCCCTGGCATCGGCACTCCCGCGTCGGCGGACGACGGTGATTGGCAATCGCTGTTCGACGGAAAAACGCTGTCCGGATGGCACGTCCGATGTCGTCCCGAAGACAACGACAAACGTGGTTATTGGCGGGTCGAAGACGGGGTGATCGTGGCTGAGGGTAAATCACCCGACCGGCATCACTACATCTGGTTGTTGACCGACCAAGAATACGACGACTTTGAATTGAAACTGAAAGTCCAGACATATGCCGGCAACAAAGGCAACAGCGGCGTACAAGTCCGCAGTCGCTATGACGACGAAGCATTCTGGCTGGACGGTCCCCAGGTCGACATACACCCGGCCGGTCCATGGCGCAGCGGCTTCATCTACGACGAAACCCGCAGCCGCAAAGTCTGGTTGTGGCCCGACGTCGGACGTCCGGCCAACGCCAAACCCGAACATGCCCCCGAGGGCTGGACATGGCAACACGCGGGCGATTCCGACCACTGGAACGACATCCGGATCGTGTGCCGGGGGACTCAGGTGCAATCCTTTGTCAACGGAGTCGCGGTCGCTGATTTGGACGGACACGGCATCCTGGACGACGACGATCACCGACGCCTCGACGTCGGCATGAAAGGCCACATCGGCCTACAAATCCATCCCGGCCAAACAATCCACCTCCGCTTCAAAGACATCCACATCCGACCAATAAGGGGTCAGGCCTCTTTTCCTTCTCCCGTGCCGCCAAATTGA
- the tmk gene encoding dTMP kinase, translating into MFITLDGIDGVGKSTQIARLAEHLTSLGQDVLTVRDPGSTDVGSKLRSLLLDSDLTMHRRTEAMLFMASRCEMVETIIRPALDAGRWVISDRFLLSTVVYQSVGGDVPPDLLWKLGEAANDWLCPDVTILLDMPAEASMRRLDRPADRMESRGLDYLETVRQAFLDQLPHSSPRNVVIDADRDIDAVTEDVLALFASRAST; encoded by the coding sequence ATGTTCATCACTCTTGACGGCATCGACGGTGTCGGTAAATCCACCCAGATCGCCCGCTTGGCAGAACACCTGACATCGCTGGGACAGGACGTGTTGACCGTGCGTGATCCCGGCAGCACGGACGTCGGTTCCAAGTTGCGATCGTTGCTGTTGGACAGCGATCTGACCATGCACCGGCGGACCGAAGCGATGCTGTTCATGGCCAGCCGATGTGAAATGGTGGAAACCATCATCCGCCCCGCTCTGGACGCCGGACGTTGGGTGATCAGCGACCGTTTTTTGCTATCCACGGTGGTCTATCAAAGTGTCGGCGGTGATGTTCCGCCCGATCTGCTGTGGAAACTGGGCGAAGCCGCCAACGATTGGCTGTGCCCCGATGTGACGATCCTGTTGGACATGCCCGCCGAAGCATCGATGCGGCGACTCGATCGACCCGCCGACCGCATGGAATCACGCGGGTTGGATTACCTGGAAACCGTCCGGCAAGCGTTCCTGGATCAACTTCCCCACAGCAGCCCTCGCAATGTCGTCATCGACGCCGATCGTGATATCGACGCGGTGACCGAAGACGTGCTGGCACTCTTTGCGTCCCGAGCGTCAACCTGA
- the eno gene encoding phosphopyruvate hydratase, whose translation MTLIEAIHARQILDSRGNPTVECDVMLEDGAVGRAAVPSGASTGVHEAWELRDGDKSFFMGKGVSQAVENVNTTIAEALQGMDATDQAAVDHRMLELDGTPNKKNLGANAILGVSLAVAHAAASSTDQQLYRYLGGAGARMLPAPMMNIINGGEHADNSVDVQEFMVMPLGFDRFSDALRCGTEIFHNLKKVLSGKGYNTAVGDEGGFAPDLKSNQEALDVIMQAIDQAGYKAGEQVWIALDAASTEFYDADAKQYSIDGKKLSGDEMVDFLADWCSKYPICSIEDGCSEDDWETWKKLTDKIGDKVQLVGDDLFVTNVERLQRGIDEGIGNSILIKVNQIGTLTETIDAIHLAGRNGYTSVTSHRSGETEDSTIADLAVALSTGQIKTGSASRSDRMAKYNQLLRIEEALGDHALYGGPLFAAKLKG comes from the coding sequence ATGACTCTGATCGAAGCCATCCACGCACGGCAAATTCTGGACAGCCGCGGCAACCCGACCGTCGAATGTGACGTCATGTTGGAAGACGGTGCCGTCGGCCGTGCCGCAGTGCCCAGCGGTGCCAGCACCGGTGTCCACGAAGCCTGGGAATTGCGTGACGGCGACAAGTCGTTCTTCATGGGCAAGGGCGTTTCGCAAGCGGTTGAAAACGTTAACACCACGATCGCCGAAGCCCTGCAAGGCATGGACGCGACCGATCAAGCCGCCGTCGACCATCGCATGTTGGAACTGGACGGCACGCCGAACAAGAAAAACTTGGGCGCCAACGCGATCCTGGGTGTTTCGCTGGCCGTCGCCCACGCCGCCGCTTCGTCGACCGACCAACAACTGTATCGCTACCTGGGCGGTGCCGGCGCCCGCATGTTGCCCGCCCCGATGATGAACATCATCAATGGTGGTGAACACGCCGACAACAGCGTCGACGTTCAAGAGTTCATGGTCATGCCGCTGGGCTTTGACCGCTTCAGCGACGCGCTTCGTTGCGGCACGGAGATCTTCCACAACCTGAAGAAGGTCTTGTCGGGCAAGGGTTACAACACCGCCGTGGGTGACGAAGGCGGTTTCGCACCGGACTTGAAGAGCAACCAAGAAGCTCTGGACGTCATCATGCAAGCGATTGACCAAGCGGGCTACAAAGCCGGCGAACAGGTCTGGATCGCCTTGGATGCCGCGTCGACCGAGTTCTATGACGCCGATGCCAAGCAATACTCGATCGATGGCAAAAAGCTGTCGGGCGACGAAATGGTCGACTTCTTGGCCGACTGGTGCAGCAAGTACCCGATCTGCAGCATCGAAGACGGTTGCAGCGAAGACGACTGGGAAACCTGGAAGAAGCTGACCGACAAGATCGGCGACAAGGTTCAATTGGTCGGCGACGATTTGTTCGTCACCAACGTCGAACGTCTGCAACGCGGGATCGACGAAGGCATCGGCAACAGCATCCTGATCAAGGTCAACCAGATCGGAACGCTGACCGAAACCATCGACGCGATCCACTTGGCCGGCCGCAACGGTTACACCTCGGTGACCAGCCACCGCAGTGGTGAAACCGAAGATTCGACCATCGCCGACTTGGCCGTCGCTCTGTCGACCGGACAAATCAAGACCGGTTCGGCCAGCCGTAGTGACCGGATGGCGAAGTACAACCAGTTGCTTCGTATCGAAGAAGCCTTGGGCGATCACGCCCTGTACGGTGGACCGCTTTTCGCTGCCAAGCTGAAGGGCTAG
- a CDS encoding riboflavin synthase: MFTGIVESLGRIAKITDQPPGKLFSIDAGELAKGAAIGDSVAINGCCLTVVAIDGGVLGFEAGEETLSRTNLGTQEVGSRVNLERALAVGDRLGGHYVTGHVDELGTLLDRREDPPWAFLRFGVSKKLSSQIADKGSIAIDGVSLTVVDADPDSFTVALIPHTLEVTTLGFRNVGDKVNLESDVLAKYVQRSLITGVKGPDVPGESSD; the protein is encoded by the coding sequence ATGTTTACCGGGATCGTCGAATCGCTGGGCCGCATTGCAAAAATCACCGACCAGCCGCCAGGGAAACTGTTTTCGATCGACGCCGGTGAATTGGCCAAAGGGGCGGCGATCGGCGATAGCGTCGCGATCAATGGTTGTTGTTTGACCGTTGTCGCCATCGACGGTGGCGTGCTGGGATTCGAGGCAGGCGAAGAAACCCTGTCGCGAACCAACCTGGGCACCCAGGAAGTCGGCAGCCGAGTCAACCTGGAACGCGCCCTGGCGGTCGGTGATCGCTTGGGAGGACACTATGTCACAGGTCACGTGGACGAATTGGGCACGTTGCTGGATCGTCGCGAAGACCCGCCGTGGGCTTTTTTAAGATTCGGCGTGTCGAAAAAACTGTCCTCGCAAATCGCCGACAAAGGCAGCATCGCGATCGACGGCGTCAGCCTAACCGTGGTCGACGCGGACCCCGATTCGTTCACCGTCGCACTGATCCCACACACTCTGGAAGTCACCACGTTGGGCTTTCGAAACGTGGGCGACAAAGTGAACTTGGAAAGCGACGTGTTGGCCAAGTACGTCCAACGCAGTCTGATCACCGGCGTCAAAGGTCCCGATGTCCCCGGCGAATCATCCGATTGA
- the rsmA gene encoding 16S rRNA (adenine(1518)-N(6)/adenine(1519)-N(6))-dimethyltransferase RsmA: MSEPSRQTATYLSRRLTAAGLKPLSRFGQNFLIDLNLVDLIANSAELTKDDVALEIGTGVGSLTQRLADRAGAVLSVEIDNHLFELAGEELADRTNVKLIHGDALKNKNTLRDEIMLNVRQAMSQLGENARFMLVANLPYNVATPIISNLMLETPPPDRIVVTIQKELADRIMAVPSTKDYGALSVWLQAISDPTLVRVLSPKVFWPRPKVHSAILRLDLDRDRYESFEDLRYFHDTTRALFFHRRKFLRSVVVSAMKGRLEKADVDQVLADLGHDETARAEAMAVPEIVRLVEAIRVAEDAKSENV, encoded by the coding sequence TTGTCCGAACCGTCGCGTCAAACCGCCACCTATCTGTCACGCCGTCTGACCGCGGCCGGCTTGAAACCGCTGAGCCGTTTCGGCCAGAACTTCTTGATCGATTTGAACTTGGTCGACCTGATCGCCAATTCGGCCGAATTGACCAAGGATGACGTGGCGCTGGAAATCGGCACCGGCGTGGGATCGCTGACCCAGCGACTTGCCGACCGTGCCGGTGCGGTGTTGTCGGTGGAGATCGACAATCACTTGTTCGAACTGGCCGGCGAAGAATTGGCGGATCGGACAAACGTCAAACTGATCCATGGCGACGCGCTGAAGAACAAGAACACGCTGCGCGACGAAATCATGTTGAACGTCCGCCAAGCGATGTCACAGCTGGGCGAAAATGCGCGGTTCATGCTGGTCGCCAACCTGCCGTACAACGTGGCGACGCCGATCATCAGCAACCTGATGTTGGAAACGCCGCCGCCGGATCGGATCGTCGTGACGATTCAAAAAGAATTGGCCGATCGCATCATGGCGGTGCCGTCGACCAAGGATTACGGCGCGCTGTCGGTGTGGTTGCAAGCGATCAGTGATCCGACGTTGGTGCGTGTGCTGTCGCCCAAGGTGTTCTGGCCGCGCCCCAAAGTCCACTCGGCAATCTTGCGGTTGGACTTGGATCGAGATCGCTACGAAAGCTTCGAAGACCTGCGATACTTTCACGACACCACGCGAGCGTTGTTCTTCCATCGCCGCAAGTTTTTGCGCAGCGTCGTCGTCAGCGCGATGAAAGGCCGGCTGGAAAAGGCGGACGTCGACCAAGTGTTGGCCGATCTGGGCCACGACGAAACGGCACGTGCCGAAGCGATGGCCGTGCCCGAGATCGTGCGGCTGGTCGAAGCGATCCGCGTTGCCGAAGACGCCAAGTCAGAAAACGTTTGA
- the mfd gene encoding transcription-repair coupling factor, which yields MRGLKPDQPLGFGGVWGGIRALLAAAIARSTPHILMLLPQAADAEIVATDARSFGLTDAVALPLSAGDGSGATIRDVDFADRLQVLQRLRSRDADSPEPLLVTAFIGAAIQKVPTPQKLADSTRTLKVGQTLAPEDVRAWLAEAGFAGTTAVQFPGEFATRGGLLDIYSPDQPLPIRVEWFGDEIESIRTFDLSSQRSIESVTEIELAAIGASTADPLDETPAMPPEQQGPISDYLPTDTVVVVVDPQGCASSADALLRRVVDPSRFVTMDDLIASMTSHRVVTADDFPEATGDDLVSLDTASADSFASELSETQKKVDTIAADHHVIVVGDTPADGQRLTELLQPTRAAAEGRLHMTVADLSGGFRLPSAGALVLTGAELFHRSPVRRGKTRARGKPIQNFLQLQVGDLVVHLSHGIGLYRGLRQIEKNGQHVEHLTIEYDGGTKIYVPASRIGLVQKYIGGSKTRPRLAKIGGQAWANHRKAAESAVTDMAAELIEMQAQRQARRGISFAPDNTWQQQFDASFPYTETPDQLAAIEAIKDDMESARPMDRLICGDVGFGKTEVAMRAAFKAVTSGYQVAVLVPTTVLAEQHYNTFRERMAEFPIEIAKLSRFVSPADTRATVKRIASGEADIIVGTHRIAGKDVRFANLGLVIVDEEQRFGVEVKERLKNHRNNVDVLTLSATPIPRTLHMALVGVRDISNLETPPAERMSVETKVTRWDDKMVRSAMVRELNRGGQMFFVHNRIGDMHELADRLRDIVPELRIGIGHGQMGEGELEQVMIDFIDHKFDLLLATTIVESGIDIANANTMFIDEGDKYGLSDLHQLRGRVGRYKHQAYCYLLVSRRKHLSPEASKRLRAIEDYSQMGAGFAIAMRDLEIRGAGNLLGSQQSGHIAAVGYELYCHLLEDAVRQAQKLPPKLSADVDIDLPVEAYLPDEYVPDLRHKIDLYRRMAKIDNVAKINEIKEELVDRFGPIPQPAERMLQLVELRLDAAAWQIHSVTSDARFIVLHYGNRRQVEQLAERSPVPVRIVDQRKAYIPTKDFDMSDRSGKAWLQLARAVLFNG from the coding sequence ATGCGCGGGCTGAAACCGGACCAGCCGCTGGGCTTCGGCGGCGTTTGGGGCGGCATCCGCGCGTTGCTGGCCGCGGCGATCGCCCGCAGCACGCCTCACATCCTGATGCTGCTGCCCCAAGCGGCCGACGCCGAAATCGTGGCCACCGACGCCCGGTCATTCGGACTGACCGATGCGGTCGCGCTGCCGCTGTCGGCCGGCGACGGCAGCGGTGCGACGATCCGCGACGTCGACTTTGCCGATCGGCTGCAGGTCCTGCAGCGTCTTCGTTCGCGGGACGCCGATTCGCCAGAACCGTTGCTGGTCACCGCGTTCATCGGCGCGGCGATCCAGAAAGTTCCGACGCCACAAAAACTGGCCGACAGCACTCGCACACTAAAAGTCGGACAGACGCTTGCACCGGAGGACGTGCGGGCTTGGCTGGCCGAAGCGGGCTTTGCCGGCACCACCGCGGTCCAGTTCCCCGGCGAATTTGCCACCCGCGGCGGCTTGCTGGACATCTATTCGCCCGACCAGCCGTTGCCGATTCGTGTGGAATGGTTCGGTGACGAAATCGAATCCATCCGCACGTTTGATCTGTCCAGCCAGCGAAGCATCGAATCGGTCACCGAAATCGAACTGGCCGCGATCGGTGCATCAACGGCTGACCCGCTGGACGAAACGCCCGCGATGCCGCCCGAACAACAGGGCCCGATCAGCGATTACTTGCCCACCGACACCGTGGTTGTGGTCGTCGATCCACAAGGATGCGCGTCATCGGCCGACGCACTGCTGCGGCGTGTGGTCGATCCGTCACGGTTCGTGACGATGGATGATCTGATCGCGTCGATGACCAGCCACCGTGTGGTCACGGCCGACGATTTCCCCGAAGCGACCGGCGATGATCTGGTGTCACTGGACACCGCATCGGCCGACAGCTTTGCCAGCGAGCTTTCGGAAACCCAAAAGAAGGTCGACACGATCGCAGCGGATCATCACGTGATCGTCGTCGGTGACACGCCCGCCGACGGACAACGGCTGACGGAATTGCTACAGCCCACTCGCGCCGCCGCCGAAGGCCGGTTGCACATGACGGTGGCGGATCTGTCCGGCGGCTTTCGGTTACCGTCGGCCGGCGCGTTGGTGCTGACCGGCGCCGAACTGTTTCACCGCAGCCCCGTGCGTCGTGGCAAGACGCGGGCACGTGGCAAGCCGATCCAGAATTTCTTGCAACTGCAAGTCGGCGATCTAGTCGTGCACCTGTCCCACGGGATCGGTCTGTATCGCGGGCTGCGACAGATCGAAAAGAACGGCCAGCACGTCGAACACCTGACCATCGAATACGACGGCGGGACAAAGATCTACGTGCCGGCGTCACGGATCGGTCTGGTCCAAAAATACATCGGCGGATCGAAGACCCGACCACGGCTGGCCAAAATCGGCGGCCAAGCCTGGGCGAACCATCGCAAGGCTGCCGAATCGGCGGTCACCGACATGGCCGCCGAGCTGATCGAGATGCAGGCCCAGCGTCAGGCCCGCCGCGGGATCAGTTTCGCCCCCGACAACACCTGGCAACAACAATTCGACGCCAGCTTTCCTTACACCGAAACGCCCGACCAGTTGGCCGCGATCGAAGCGATCAAGGACGACATGGAAAGCGCCCGGCCGATGGACCGCCTGATCTGTGGCGACGTCGGCTTTGGCAAAACGGAAGTCGCGATGCGAGCGGCATTCAAGGCCGTCACGTCGGGATACCAAGTCGCCGTGTTGGTGCCGACCACCGTGCTGGCCGAACAGCACTACAACACCTTCCGCGAGCGGATGGCGGAGTTTCCGATTGAAATTGCCAAGCTGTCGCGGTTCGTTTCGCCCGCCGACACCCGCGCGACGGTCAAGCGGATCGCCAGCGGTGAAGCCGACATCATCGTGGGCACCCACCGCATCGCGGGCAAAGACGTCCGCTTTGCCAACTTGGGGCTGGTGATCGTTGACGAAGAGCAACGTTTCGGCGTCGAAGTCAAAGAACGTCTGAAAAATCACCGCAACAACGTCGACGTACTGACTTTGTCCGCCACCCCGATCCCGCGGACGTTGCACATGGCACTGGTCGGTGTGCGAGACATCAGCAACTTGGAAACGCCGCCGGCCGAACGGATGAGTGTTGAAACGAAGGTCACCCGCTGGGACGACAAGATGGTCCGCAGCGCGATGGTTCGCGAACTGAACCGCGGCGGCCAAATGTTCTTCGTTCACAACCGCATCGGCGACATGCACGAGCTGGCCGACCGGTTGCGCGACATTGTACCGGAGCTTCGCATCGGGATCGGCCACGGTCAGATGGGCGAAGGCGAATTGGAACAAGTGATGATCGACTTTATCGATCACAAGTTCGACTTGTTGCTGGCCACCACGATCGTTGAAAGCGGGATCGACATCGCCAATGCCAACACGATGTTCATTGACGAAGGCGACAAGTATGGGCTGAGCGATCTGCACCAATTGCGTGGTCGCGTCGGGCGATACAAACACCAAGCGTACTGTTACCTGTTGGTCAGCCGCCGGAAACACCTCAGCCCCGAAGCCAGCAAACGTCTGCGGGCGATCGAAGATTACAGCCAAATGGGCGCCGGGTTCGCCATCGCGATGCGAGACTTGGAAATCCGCGGCGCCGGCAATCTGCTGGGCAGCCAACAAAGCGGTCACATCGCCGCGGTGGGTTACGAACTGTATTGCCACCTGTTGGAAGACGCCGTTCGGCAAGCCCAAAAGTTGCCGCCGAAGTTGTCGGCCGACGTGGACATTGATTTGCCGGTCGAAGCGTATTTGCCCGATGAATACGTGCCCGATCTGCGTCACAAGATCGACTTGTACCGCCGCATGGCCAAGATCGACAACGTCGCGAAAATCAACGAAATCAAAGAAGAATTGGTCGACCGGTTCGGACCGATCCCTCAGCCCGCCGAGCGGATGTTACAGCTGGTCGAACTACGTCTGGACGCCGCCGCGTGGCAAATCCATTCGGTGACCAGTGACGCACGCTTCATCGTTTTGCACTATGGAAACCGCCGACAAGTTGAACAATTGGCCGAACGTTCGCCCGTCCCGGTTCGCATTGTCGATCAACGCAAGGCGTACATCCCGACCAAAGATTTCGACATGAGCGATCGGTCGGGAAAAGCGTGGCTGCAACTGGCCCGCGCGGTGTTGTTCAACGGATAG
- a CDS encoding Gfo/Idh/MocA family protein: MSIGIGIVGAGMISNFHAKAIADAAGCHLAAVCDRIPEAATAFAEKYGCNGHGSIEAMLDDPTVDAVAVCTPSGAHLDPALAAAAAGKHVIVEKPLEITTERCDQIIQACEKAGTKLVVTFQSRFHQSSLLMKKAVEDGRFGTVTMGDAYVKWFRSQEYYDSGAWRGTWALDGGGALMNQAIHSVDLLVWLMGDVEEISAMTGTLTHERIEVEDVAVATLKFKSGALGVIEATTTAYPGALKRIEIAGSNGSAVLEEEDLIQWDFADETDADRQIRDSMQGKTESGGGAADPSAIDHKGHTKVYEELAASIAENRMPSISGHEGRRSVEVIRAIYESAQSGQRVKL, translated from the coding sequence ATGAGTATCGGAATCGGAATCGTCGGCGCCGGAATGATCTCCAACTTTCACGCCAAAGCCATCGCCGACGCGGCGGGCTGTCACCTGGCGGCCGTGTGTGATCGCATTCCCGAAGCCGCCACGGCGTTCGCCGAAAAATACGGCTGTAACGGACACGGTTCGATCGAAGCCATGTTGGACGATCCCACCGTCGATGCGGTCGCGGTCTGCACGCCCAGCGGCGCGCACTTGGACCCGGCCCTTGCGGCCGCCGCGGCGGGCAAGCACGTGATCGTTGAAAAGCCGCTGGAGATCACCACCGAACGCTGCGACCAAATCATTCAAGCGTGCGAAAAGGCCGGCACCAAGTTAGTCGTGACCTTCCAAAGTCGTTTTCATCAGTCCAGTCTGCTGATGAAAAAAGCCGTGGAAGATGGCCGATTCGGGACCGTTACCATGGGCGACGCTTATGTGAAGTGGTTCCGCAGCCAAGAGTATTACGACAGCGGCGCTTGGCGTGGCACGTGGGCGCTGGACGGTGGCGGCGCGTTGATGAACCAAGCCATCCACAGTGTCGACTTGTTGGTCTGGCTGATGGGCGACGTCGAAGAAATCAGCGCGATGACCGGCACACTGACACACGAACGAATCGAAGTGGAAGACGTCGCGGTCGCCACGTTGAAGTTCAAGTCGGGGGCCTTGGGCGTGATCGAAGCCACCACGACGGCGTATCCCGGTGCGCTGAAGCGGATTGAAATCGCCGGCAGCAACGGATCGGCCGTGTTGGAAGAAGAAGACCTGATCCAGTGGGACTTTGCGGACGAAACCGACGCGGACCGTCAGATCCGTGATTCAATGCAAGGCAAAACCGAATCCGGCGGCGGTGCGGCCGACCCATCGGCGATCGACCACAAGGGACACACGAAGGTCTATGAAGAATTGGCGGCGTCGATCGCAGAGAACCGGATGCCGTCGATCAGCGGGCACGAAGGTCGTCGCAGCGTCGAAGTGATCCGCGCGATCTACGAATCGGCTCAGTCCGGTCAACGCGTCAAGCTGTAA